The nucleotide window GAACTCGGCCAAGATCCTGCGCATGGTCATTCCCTACACCGTCGACCAGCTCGTGGACGCCGTGGAAGAAACCCTGAAGCGCAACAAGCTGGCCGAAGGCTACATCCGCCCCCTGTCGTTCGTGGGCGCGGGCGCCATGGGCGTGTACCCCGGCGACAACCCGGTGCAGACCATCATCGCCGCCTGGCCCTGGGGCGCCTATCTTGGCGCAGAGGCGCTGGAACACGGCATCCGCGTCAAGACCAGCTCGTTCTGCCGCCACCACGTCAACGCCATGATGACCAAGGCCAAGGCCTGCGGCAACTACGTGAACTCGGTGCTGGCCAAGATGGAAGCCAAGGCCGACGGCTACGACGAAGGCCTGATGCTGGACACCCAGGGCTTCGTGTCCGAAGCCACGGGCGAAAACATCTTCATCGTGCGCGGCAAGCTCATCAAGACCACCCCGCTCACCTCGGTGCTGGACGGCATTACCCGCAACAGCCTGATCACCCTGGCTCGCGAACTGGGCTACGAAGTGGTGGAACAGCAGTTCACCCGCGACGAATTGTACATCGCGGACGAGGCGTTCTTCTGTGGCACCGCCGCCGAACTGACGCCCATCCGCGAGGTGGACCTGCGCGTCATCGGCCAGGGCACCGCCGGTCCGGTGACCAAGCACCTGCAGGGCGAGTACTTCAAGGCCGTGAAGGGTGAAAACCCGGCCTACGCCCACTGGCTGCACCGCTATACCATCTAGGGTCCGTCCGTGTATGATCGCCGCACGCCGGGCACCTGTCCCGGCGTGCGGCGTGCGTTGCGGCCCAGGCCGCAGGAACGCCCGTAACGCCAGCAGCCC belongs to Nitratidesulfovibrio sp. and includes:
- a CDS encoding branched-chain amino acid transaminase is translated as MVQKAETIWFDGKQVPWDEANVHVLTHTLHYGVGVFEGIRAYKCADGGSAVFRLREHMQRLLNSAKILRMVIPYTVDQLVDAVEETLKRNKLAEGYIRPLSFVGAGAMGVYPGDNPVQTIIAAWPWGAYLGAEALEHGIRVKTSSFCRHHVNAMMTKAKACGNYVNSVLAKMEAKADGYDEGLMLDTQGFVSEATGENIFIVRGKLIKTTPLTSVLDGITRNSLITLARELGYEVVEQQFTRDELYIADEAFFCGTAAELTPIREVDLRVIGQGTAGPVTKHLQGEYFKAVKGENPAYAHWLHRYTI